The Podarcis muralis chromosome 10, rPodMur119.hap1.1, whole genome shotgun sequence genome includes a region encoding these proteins:
- the PVALB gene encoding parvalbumin alpha codes for MAMTDVLSADDIKKAVAAFAAADSFNYKKFIQLVGLKAKSKEDVKKCFHILDKDKSGYIEEDELKFVLKGFTPDARDLTDKETKEFLAAGDKDGDGKIGVDEFSTLVAEA; via the exons ATGGCGATGACTGACGTGCTCAGCGCTGACGATATCAAGAAGGCGGTGGCAGCCTTTGCAG CTGCCGATTCTTTTAACTACAAGAAGTTCATTCAGCTGGTGGGATTGAAAGCTAAGAGCAAAGAAGATGTGAAGAAATGTTTCCACATTCTGGACAAAGATAAAAGCGGTTACATTGAGGAGGATGAACTAAA GTTTGTATTGAAGGGCTTTACCCCTGACGCCAGGGACCTGACTGATAAAGAAACCAAGGAATTCTTGGCCGCTGGAGATAAGGATGGAGATGGCAAAATCGGTGTTGATG